Proteins co-encoded in one Hymenobacter swuensis DY53 genomic window:
- a CDS encoding STAS domain-containing protein, with protein MKITQQSTESTLTLSLDGELDASSSVLLDTELSKPEILNNQKVLIDCRQLNYISSAGLGVFISHLQTFQDAGVKLVFFNMQDKVHNVFEILGLDSLMTIVPSEVEAVAV; from the coding sequence ATGAAAATAACGCAACAATCAACTGAAAGTACCCTTACCCTCAGCCTGGACGGTGAACTGGATGCCAGCTCTTCAGTACTACTTGATACGGAGCTTAGCAAGCCGGAAATACTGAACAACCAGAAAGTATTGATTGATTGCCGCCAGCTGAATTATATTTCTTCGGCCGGTTTGGGCGTTTTTATCTCGCATCTGCAAACGTTTCAGGATGCAGGAGTGAAGCTGGTGTTCTTTAACATGCAGGATAAAGTGCATAACGTATTTGAGATTTTGGGCCTTGATTCGCTGATGACGATTGTTCCGTCGGAGGTTGAAGCGGTGGCCGTATAG
- a CDS encoding ATP-binding protein, translating into MKHAIRISCTRRNLKVVRDFVSEFLLSYHLAELVINQIVLAVDEVVANLIIHGNGEDESQFLDMRVSLQNQEFSIEIEDTNLTSYSPTSYVEPDLQEYVRIGKKGGVGMMLVNRIMDRVEFTTDGTRNLCRLYKKLS; encoded by the coding sequence ATGAAACACGCAATCAGAATTAGCTGCACACGCCGCAACCTAAAGGTGGTGCGTGACTTTGTAAGCGAGTTTCTGCTAAGCTACCATCTTGCTGAGCTGGTGATTAACCAGATTGTGCTGGCCGTGGATGAGGTGGTGGCCAACCTTATTATTCATGGCAACGGCGAAGATGAGTCGCAGTTTCTGGATATGCGGGTGAGCCTGCAGAACCAGGAATTCAGCATCGAAATTGAGGACACTAACCTTACCTCTTACTCCCCCACCAGCTACGTGGAGCCCGATTTGCAGGAATATGTGCGCATCGGCAAGAAGGGGGGCGTAGGCATGATGCTTGTCAACCGCATTATGGATCGGGTGGAGTTTACCACCGATGGAACGCGCAACCTTTGTCGGTTGTATAAGAAACTGAGCTAA